From a single Streptomyces sp. NBC_01264 genomic region:
- a CDS encoding DUF948 domain-containing protein yields MSGGEVAGILVAVFWAILVSFLAVVLVRLAQVLKATTKLVADVTEQAVPLLADASTTVRSARTQLDRVDAIASDVQEVTSNASALSSTVASTFGGPLVKVAAFGYGVRKALGKGGATPEGAQGKTSRRTVIVGRTVPAARRRKQKG; encoded by the coding sequence GTGTCCGGTGGAGAGGTGGCCGGGATCCTCGTGGCCGTCTTCTGGGCCATTCTGGTCTCCTTCCTCGCCGTGGTGCTGGTGAGGCTGGCCCAGGTGCTCAAGGCGACCACCAAGCTCGTGGCCGACGTGACCGAGCAGGCCGTCCCGCTGCTCGCCGACGCCTCCACCACCGTCCGCTCCGCCCGCACCCAGCTCGACCGGGTCGACGCCATCGCGAGCGACGTACAGGAAGTCACCTCCAACGCCTCCGCGCTGTCCTCCACCGTGGCCTCCACCTTCGGCGGCCCGCTCGTCAAGGTCGCGGCCTTCGGCTACGGCGTCCGCAAGGCGCTGGGCAAGGGCGGCGCGACGCCCGAGGGCGCGCAGGGCAAGACCTCCCGACGGACCGTGATCGTCGGCCGTACGGTGCCGGCGGCCCGGCGCCGGAAGCAGAAGGGCTGA
- a CDS encoding ATP-binding protein has protein sequence MRQRPIPRRTPGNLPSDLSGFVGRGGELAELGRLLDVSRLVTVTGAGGVGKTRLVLAAARAAADAADAPVRPAGVGGSSDPAQERYCDGVWLAELASVRDPALLELTLAEALGLTDHTTRPLRTVLAEHLAERRLLLVLDGFEQLVDETADLVRDLLRRSPGLRVLAAGRRPLTLDGELSWPLAPLGPEEALALLIERTSAADPAFTLTESNRAVLAELCARLDGLPLALELAAGRLRTLSPAQVLSRLEDRFALLTGGSRGALPRHRALRTAIGWSHELCTSGERLLWARLSVFAGQFDLDAAEYVCAGPDLPVDSVLDLIGELLGQSLLVREDTAAGVRYRMLESVRIYGAGWLESLGDARRLRRRHRDWYMGLATWCELDWFSPRQEEVAALVEAELPNLRLALECCLDEPEEIHLGQYLAGTLWFYWAGCGRLTEGRHWLDRTLEGDLGLAGAEYESSRLKALWVLGYVAALQGDSVASMSALYECRDGAARSENPVAGAYAVHRMGCLALVSDDMGRAGELLGSALERYREAGELNSNVLMCQVELAMTLAFQGELAGALSLCREVRDICEERGERWTKAYALYVLAYAALDAGGTAEARRLLTECVAINHAFRDLVGLVLAVELLALVTVAEGHPAEAAVLQGAAEPLWDGVGMRLFGSGYFNAPRLMCQERAGELLGAERYASCARHGRTLPLDALVERALRGPEPAPVAAGPLPRPRGVAERAERTERPLAHPGAKSRKPAGSPEGEPAG, from the coding sequence ATGCGACAAAGACCCATTCCTCGAAGGACGCCGGGCAACCTTCCCTCGGACCTGAGCGGCTTTGTCGGGCGGGGTGGGGAACTTGCCGAGCTGGGGCGCCTGCTGGACGTCTCGCGGCTGGTCACGGTGACCGGCGCGGGCGGCGTGGGCAAGACCCGCCTGGTGCTGGCGGCGGCCAGGGCGGCCGCCGACGCGGCGGACGCTCCCGTCCGTCCCGCCGGGGTGGGCGGTTCCTCCGATCCGGCGCAGGAACGCTACTGCGACGGTGTGTGGCTGGCCGAGCTGGCCTCCGTACGGGATCCGGCGCTGCTGGAGCTGACGCTCGCCGAGGCGCTCGGGCTGACCGACCACACCACGCGGCCGCTCCGTACGGTCCTCGCCGAGCACCTGGCCGAGCGGCGGCTGCTGCTGGTCCTGGACGGTTTCGAGCAGCTGGTCGACGAGACCGCCGACCTGGTACGGGACCTCCTGCGCCGCTCCCCCGGCCTGCGCGTGCTCGCCGCCGGCCGGCGCCCGCTGACCCTCGACGGGGAGTTGTCCTGGCCGCTGGCCCCGCTGGGCCCGGAGGAGGCCCTGGCCCTGCTGATCGAGCGGACCTCGGCGGCCGATCCGGCCTTCACCCTGACGGAGTCCAACCGGGCGGTGCTGGCCGAGCTGTGCGCCCGCCTCGACGGCCTGCCGCTGGCGCTGGAGCTGGCGGCCGGCCGCCTGCGCACGCTGTCGCCTGCGCAGGTGCTGTCCCGGCTGGAGGACCGCTTCGCCCTGCTGACGGGCGGCTCGCGCGGGGCGCTGCCCCGGCACCGGGCGCTGCGCACGGCGATCGGCTGGAGCCACGAGCTGTGCACGTCCGGGGAGCGGCTGCTGTGGGCGCGGCTCTCGGTGTTCGCCGGGCAGTTCGACCTGGACGCCGCCGAGTACGTGTGCGCGGGGCCCGACCTGCCGGTGGATTCGGTGCTGGACCTGATCGGGGAGCTGCTGGGGCAGTCCCTGCTGGTCCGGGAGGACACGGCGGCCGGGGTCCGCTACCGGATGCTGGAGAGCGTACGGATCTACGGGGCGGGCTGGCTGGAGTCGCTGGGCGACGCCCGGCGGCTGCGGCGCCGGCACCGGGACTGGTACATGGGCCTGGCGACCTGGTGCGAGCTGGACTGGTTCAGCCCGCGCCAGGAGGAGGTGGCCGCGCTGGTGGAGGCGGAGCTGCCGAACCTGCGGCTCGCCCTGGAGTGCTGCCTGGACGAGCCGGAGGAGATCCACCTGGGCCAGTACCTGGCGGGCACCCTCTGGTTCTACTGGGCGGGCTGCGGCCGGCTCACCGAGGGGCGGCACTGGCTGGACCGGACCCTGGAGGGGGATCTCGGGCTGGCCGGGGCGGAGTACGAGAGCTCCCGGCTGAAGGCGCTGTGGGTGCTCGGGTACGTCGCGGCCCTGCAGGGCGACTCGGTGGCCTCGATGAGCGCGCTGTACGAGTGCCGGGACGGGGCCGCGCGGAGCGAGAACCCAGTGGCGGGGGCGTACGCCGTGCACCGGATGGGCTGCCTCGCACTGGTCTCGGACGACATGGGACGGGCCGGGGAGCTGCTGGGCTCGGCGCTGGAGCGCTACCGGGAGGCCGGGGAGCTCAACAGCAACGTGCTGATGTGCCAGGTGGAGCTGGCGATGACGCTGGCCTTCCAGGGGGAGCTCGCGGGCGCGCTCTCCCTGTGCCGGGAGGTCCGGGACATCTGCGAGGAGCGCGGGGAGCGCTGGACCAAGGCGTACGCCCTGTACGTCCTGGCGTACGCGGCGCTGGACGCCGGGGGCACGGCCGAGGCGCGGCGGCTGCTGACCGAGTGCGTGGCCATCAACCACGCGTTCCGCGATCTGGTGGGGCTGGTGCTGGCGGTGGAACTGCTGGCGCTGGTCACGGTGGCCGAGGGGCATCCGGCGGAGGCCGCGGTCCTGCAGGGCGCGGCGGAGCCCCTGTGGGACGGGGTCGGGATGCGGCTGTTCGGCTCGGGGTACTTCAACGCCCCGCGGCTGATGTGCCAGGAGCGTGCGGGCGAGCTGCTGGGCGCCGAGCGGTACGCCTCCTGCGCCCGGCACGGCCGGACCCTGCCGCTGGACGCCCTCGTGGAGCGGGCCCTGCGCGGACCGGAGCCGGCGCCCGTGGCGGCGGGTCCGCTGCCGAGGCCGCGCGGGGTCGCGGAGCGGGCCGAGCGGACCGAGCGACCGCTGGCGCACCCGGGGGCGAAAAGCAGGAAACCCGCCGGCTCCCCCGAAGGGGAACCGGCGGGCTGA
- the rpsD gene encoding 30S ribosomal protein S4 — protein MNQKRPKVKKSRALGIALTPKAVKYFEARPYPPGEHGRGRKQNSDYKVRLLEKQRLRAQYDISERQMARAYDRAKKAEGKTGEALVVELERRLDALVLRSGIARTIYQARQMVVHGHIEVNGDKVDKPSFRVRPDDVITVRERSREKVPFQVAREGGYAGEGETPRYLQVNLKALAFRLDRDPNRKEIPVICDEQLVVEYYAR, from the coding sequence GTGAACCAGAAGCGACCCAAGGTCAAGAAGTCGCGTGCCCTCGGCATTGCGCTGACCCCGAAGGCCGTCAAGTACTTCGAGGCCCGCCCCTACCCGCCGGGCGAGCACGGCCGTGGCCGCAAGCAGAACTCGGACTACAAGGTTCGTCTGCTGGAGAAGCAGCGTCTGCGCGCTCAGTACGACATCTCTGAGCGTCAGATGGCCCGCGCGTACGACCGCGCCAAGAAGGCCGAAGGCAAGACGGGCGAGGCGCTGGTCGTCGAGCTCGAGCGTCGCCTCGACGCCCTGGTCCTGCGTTCGGGCATCGCCCGCACCATCTACCAGGCTCGCCAGATGGTCGTTCACGGCCACATCGAGGTCAACGGCGACAAGGTCGACAAGCCGTCGTTCCGCGTCCGTCCGGACGACGTCATCACGGTGCGCGAGCGCAGCCGCGAGAAGGTTCCGTTCCAGGTTGCCCGTGAGGGTGGCTACGCAGGCGAGGGCGAAACCCCGCGTTACCTGCAGGTCAACCTGAAGGCCCTGGCCTTCCGCCTGGACCGCGACCCGAACCGCAAGGAAATCCCGGTCATCTGCGACGAGCAGCTCGTCGTCGAGTACTACGCCCGCTGA
- a CDS encoding DUF2470 domain-containing protein: protein MSRPHGIPLPSAHRSSDPNETGSAFGDDRQGQPRPREGVRQLTGAERVRTLVESNASVSLTLPGAYDREELGTGMPAARTVTPDGDVILLVSGESAAARAAAHAQDDDLTAVIEITDVAPVSVPHRIRGRAWLAGWLTPVRGAAERAACAALLAERHPVGELLGLSESLDAQPGGRPAWMLLRLEVGEISVDDLWGAEHVDPDLLAGAEPDPMVAHETELLQHLASSHGDRMGDLCGLLGTREAADLTAVPLALDRLGLRVRFIRGATAFDARFDFPEPVTDVCGLRRAMSTLFSG, encoded by the coding sequence ATGTCTCGACCACATGGGATCCCCCTGCCCAGTGCGCACCGAAGTTCAGATCCAAACGAAACAGGATCTGCTTTCGGCGACGATAGGCAAGGTCAGCCGCGTCCCAGGGAAGGCGTTCGGCAGCTCACCGGAGCCGAACGCGTACGAACCCTCGTAGAGTCCAACGCCTCAGTATCCCTCACGCTCCCGGGTGCTTATGACCGGGAGGAGCTCGGGACAGGGATGCCGGCCGCAAGGACCGTCACCCCGGACGGGGACGTGATTCTCCTGGTGTCAGGGGAATCCGCGGCTGCCAGAGCAGCCGCTCACGCCCAGGACGACGACCTCACCGCCGTGATCGAGATCACGGATGTGGCGCCGGTGTCCGTGCCCCATCGTATCCGAGGCCGCGCCTGGCTCGCCGGGTGGCTCACGCCGGTGCGCGGAGCCGCTGAACGGGCGGCCTGCGCGGCGCTGCTGGCCGAGCGGCACCCGGTCGGCGAGCTCCTCGGACTGTCCGAGTCGCTCGACGCCCAGCCCGGCGGCCGGCCCGCGTGGATGCTGCTGCGCCTGGAGGTCGGCGAGATCTCAGTGGACGACCTGTGGGGCGCCGAGCACGTGGACCCGGACCTGCTGGCCGGGGCCGAGCCCGACCCGATGGTCGCCCACGAGACGGAGCTCCTCCAGCACCTGGCCTCCTCGCACGGCGACCGGATGGGTGACCTGTGCGGCCTGTTGGGCACCCGGGAGGCGGCGGACCTGACGGCGGTCCCCCTCGCGCTGGACCGGCTGGGCCTGCGGGTGCGCTTCATCCGCGGCGCCACCGCCTTCGACGCCCGGTTCGACTTCCCGGAGCCGGTGACCGACGTCTGCGGCCTGCGCCGGGCGATGAGCACGCTGTTCTCCGGCTGA
- a CDS encoding HNH endonuclease family protein: MGRPAPLIAVAAALLLGGCHHGDGETAHASAAALLAQVPLASPGFPPTAATAKTQLSKLKVEWGKNWETYKRENFGRYWSDETDAIGGRNGCDTRDDVLRRDLRELREGDRNPCVVLSGVLKDPYTGKELPYTYRRASQIQTDHVVALGAAWRGGAYAWTPQRRLEYANDLDVLLAVDKQTNYDKSSKTADKWKPPQKGYWCEYARRYTGIKAKYALSVTPPEKQALQEMLGTCPA; the protein is encoded by the coding sequence ATGGGACGTCCCGCTCCGCTCATTGCCGTCGCAGCCGCGCTGCTGCTCGGCGGGTGTCATCACGGGGACGGCGAGACCGCTCACGCCAGCGCCGCCGCGCTCCTCGCCCAGGTCCCCCTCGCGAGCCCCGGGTTCCCGCCCACCGCGGCGACCGCCAAGACCCAGCTGAGCAAGCTCAAGGTCGAGTGGGGCAAGAACTGGGAAACGTACAAGCGCGAGAACTTCGGCAGGTACTGGTCCGACGAGACCGACGCCATCGGCGGCCGCAACGGGTGCGACACCCGCGACGACGTCCTGCGCAGGGACCTGCGGGAGCTCCGCGAGGGCGACAGGAACCCCTGCGTCGTGCTGTCCGGAGTGCTGAAGGACCCGTACACGGGCAAGGAGCTCCCCTACACCTACCGCCGCGCCTCGCAGATCCAGACCGACCACGTCGTCGCCCTCGGCGCCGCCTGGCGCGGGGGCGCGTACGCCTGGACCCCGCAGCGGCGCCTGGAGTACGCCAACGACCTGGACGTGCTGCTCGCCGTGGACAAGCAGACGAACTACGACAAGAGCAGCAAGACCGCGGACAAGTGGAAGCCGCCCCAGAAGGGCTACTGGTGCGAGTACGCGCGCCGGTACACCGGGATCAAGGCGAAGTACGCGCTCTCCGTGACCCCGCCGGAGAAGCAGGCGCTGCAAGAGATGCTCGGTACCTGTCCGGCCTAG
- a CDS encoding replication-associated recombination protein A, with translation MEPDLFTAAAEDRQAKDPSSSPLAVRMRPRTLDEVVGQQHLLKPGSPLRRLVGDGAGGPAGASSVILWGPPGIGKTTLAYVVSQATKKRFVELSAITAGVKEVRAVIEGAKRAAGGYGKDTVLFLDEIHRFSKAQQDSLLPAVENRWVTLIAATTENPYFSIISPLLSRSLLLTLEPLTDEDLSALMHRALTEERGLGGAVTLPPDAEAHLLRIAGGDARRALTALEAGAGSAIAKGEPEISLQTVEEAVDRAAVKYDRDGDQHYDVASALIKSIRGSDVDAALHYLARMIEAGEDPRFIARRLMISASEDIGLADPTALPLAVAAAQAVAMIGFPEASLTLSHVTIALALAPKSNTATTAIGAALADVRAGLAGSVPAHLRDGHYKGAAKLGHAVGYVYPHDVPGAIAAQQYAPDAVHGKRYYEPTRYGAEARYADVVEKVRERLRGAGS, from the coding sequence GTGGAACCAGACCTCTTCACCGCAGCCGCCGAAGACCGCCAGGCGAAGGACCCCTCCAGTTCTCCGCTCGCCGTCCGGATGCGCCCGCGCACCCTGGACGAGGTCGTCGGTCAGCAGCACTTGCTGAAGCCCGGCTCCCCGCTGCGGCGGCTCGTCGGTGACGGGGCGGGCGGTCCCGCCGGTGCCTCCTCGGTGATCCTCTGGGGCCCGCCCGGCATCGGGAAGACCACCCTCGCGTACGTGGTGAGCCAGGCGACGAAGAAGCGGTTCGTCGAGCTGTCCGCGATCACCGCCGGCGTGAAGGAAGTACGGGCCGTCATCGAGGGCGCCAAGCGGGCGGCCGGCGGATACGGCAAGGACACCGTCCTCTTCCTCGACGAGATCCACCGCTTCAGCAAGGCGCAGCAGGACTCGCTGCTGCCCGCCGTGGAGAACCGCTGGGTCACGCTGATCGCCGCAACCACGGAGAACCCGTACTTCTCGATCATCTCCCCGCTGCTGTCGCGGTCGCTGCTGCTGACGCTGGAACCGCTGACGGACGAGGACCTGAGCGCCCTGATGCACCGGGCGCTGACGGAGGAGCGCGGCCTGGGCGGCGCGGTCACCCTGCCGCCGGACGCGGAGGCGCACCTGCTGCGGATCGCCGGCGGCGACGCGCGGCGCGCGCTGACGGCCCTGGAGGCGGGCGCGGGCTCGGCGATCGCCAAGGGCGAGCCGGAGATCAGCCTCCAGACGGTGGAGGAGGCCGTCGACCGGGCCGCGGTGAAGTACGACCGGGACGGCGACCAGCACTACGACGTGGCGAGTGCGCTGATCAAGTCGATCCGGGGCTCGGACGTGGACGCGGCGCTGCACTATCTGGCCCGCATGATCGAAGCGGGGGAGGACCCCCGGTTCATCGCGCGCCGGCTGATGATCTCGGCGAGCGAGGACATCGGGCTGGCCGACCCGACGGCCCTGCCGCTCGCGGTGGCGGCCGCCCAGGCGGTGGCGATGATCGGCTTCCCGGAGGCCTCGCTGACGCTGTCGCACGTGACGATCGCGCTGGCGCTGGCCCCCAAGTCGAACACCGCGACGACGGCGATCGGCGCGGCGCTGGCCGATGTCCGGGCGGGGCTGGCGGGGTCCGTGCCGGCGCACTTGCGTGACGGGCACTACAAGGGGGCGGCGAAGCTGGGGCACGCCGTGGGGTACGTGTACCCGCACGACGTGCCCGGTGCGATTGCCGCGCAGCAGTACGCGCCGGATGCGGTGCACGGCAAGCGGTACTACGAACCGACCCGGTACGGGGCCGAAGCCCGCTACGCGGACGTGGTGGAGAAGGTCCGCGAGCGGCTCCGGGGCGCCGGGTCGTAA
- a CDS encoding vitamin K epoxide reductase family protein, with protein MTTRGTDTDTAGTRTAVGGSRALALLLVITGAAGLLAAWVITIDKFKLLEDPDFVPGCSLNPIVSCGNIMKSDQAAVFGFPNPMLGLVAYGIVVCVGMSLLARARFPRWYWLTLNAGMLFGIGFCTWLMYQSLYNINSLCLWCCLAWVATIVMFWYVTAHNVRHRLLPAPGWLRAFFDEFTWVLPVLHIGIIGMLILTRWWDFWTS; from the coding sequence ATGACGACACGAGGGACCGATACGGACACCGCCGGGACGCGGACGGCCGTCGGCGGCAGCCGGGCGCTCGCCCTGCTGCTGGTGATCACGGGGGCCGCGGGGCTGCTCGCCGCGTGGGTCATCACGATCGACAAGTTCAAGCTGCTGGAGGACCCGGACTTCGTCCCGGGCTGCAGCCTCAACCCGATCGTCTCCTGCGGCAACATCATGAAGAGCGACCAGGCGGCCGTGTTCGGCTTCCCGAACCCGATGCTGGGGCTCGTCGCCTACGGCATCGTCGTCTGCGTCGGCATGAGCCTGCTGGCACGGGCGCGCTTCCCGCGCTGGTACTGGCTCACCCTGAACGCCGGGATGCTCTTCGGCATCGGCTTCTGCACCTGGCTGATGTACCAGTCGCTGTACAACATCAACTCCCTGTGCCTGTGGTGCTGCCTGGCCTGGGTCGCCACCATCGTCATGTTCTGGTACGTCACCGCGCACAACGTCCGCCACCGGCTGCTGCCGGCCCCCGGCTGGCTGCGCGCCTTCTTCGACGAGTTCACCTGGGTGCTGCCCGTCCTGCACATCGGGATCATCGGCATGCTGATCCTGACGCGCTGGTGGGACTTCTGGACCTCCTGA
- a CDS encoding ABC transporter ATP-binding protein, whose protein sequence is MTQNAVEVRGLRKQYGEVTAVDGLDLTIRRGEVFGLLGPNGAGKSTTVEILQGHRERDGGEVLVLGADPATAGRAWRSRVGIVWQDESAPAELTVRETVEHFARYYPAPRDPAEVIALVGLQDKRGHRIKSLSGGQRRRLDVALGVIGDPELLLLDEPTTGFDPVARRQFWDLIRLLSESGTTIVLTTHYLEEAEALADRLAVIAGGKVVAEGEPAALRARLGTGATVEWTDRDGSPRSASTETPTRTVAELAARFDGEVPDLRITRPTLEDVYLRLTGRLDPDTTRQEESR, encoded by the coding sequence ATGACACAGAACGCGGTGGAAGTACGGGGGCTCCGCAAGCAGTACGGCGAAGTCACCGCGGTGGACGGACTGGACCTGACGATCCGGCGGGGCGAGGTCTTCGGCCTGCTGGGGCCCAACGGCGCCGGCAAGAGCACCACGGTGGAAATACTCCAGGGGCACCGGGAGCGGGACGGCGGCGAGGTGCTCGTCCTCGGCGCGGACCCCGCGACGGCCGGCCGGGCCTGGCGCTCGCGCGTCGGCATCGTCTGGCAGGACGAGTCGGCGCCCGCCGAACTGACGGTCCGGGAGACGGTCGAGCATTTCGCCCGCTACTACCCGGCCCCGCGCGATCCCGCCGAGGTGATCGCCCTGGTCGGCCTTCAGGACAAGCGCGGCCACCGGATCAAGAGCCTCTCCGGCGGGCAGCGGCGCCGCCTCGACGTGGCGCTCGGGGTGATCGGCGACCCCGAACTGCTGCTCCTGGACGAGCCCACGACCGGCTTCGACCCGGTGGCCCGGCGGCAGTTCTGGGACCTGATCCGGCTGCTGTCCGAATCGGGCACCACCATCGTGCTCACCACCCACTACCTGGAGGAGGCCGAGGCCCTCGCCGACCGGCTCGCGGTCATCGCCGGCGGCAAGGTCGTGGCCGAGGGCGAGCCGGCCGCGCTGCGCGCCCGCCTCGGAACGGGCGCCACCGTCGAGTGGACCGACCGGGACGGCAGCCCGCGCAGCGCCTCCACCGAGACGCCCACCCGTACGGTCGCCGAACTGGCGGCCCGCTTCGACGGGGAGGTCCCGGACCTGAGGATCACCCGTCCCACCCTGGAGGACGTGTACCTGCGCCTCACGGGCCGGCTCGACCCGGACACGACGCGGCAGGAGGAGTCCCGATGA
- a CDS encoding ABC transporter permease produces MSTEIGTGKGAGTRTGTGGAGALPGAWSLGLSRGALEIRQFARQRDAVIFTFAFPIVFLALFASIFSEGMEGTGVTASQMYAAGMVAAGIMSTSFQSLGISIAVERDEKVLRRLRGTPMPPAAYFLGKVWMVLATGLAETAILLLVGSTLFDLDLPTSASKWLTFAWIFVLGLAGCALLGIAISSLPKSGKSASSVVVLPFLILQFVSGVFIPVHQIPDWLLNIGALFPLKWMCQGLRGVFLPESAAVLEQAGGWEYGRVALVLGAWVLGGLVLCLLTFKWKSRRDG; encoded by the coding sequence ATGAGCACGGAAATCGGTACGGGCAAGGGCGCGGGCACGCGTACGGGCACGGGCGGGGCCGGGGCGCTGCCCGGCGCCTGGTCCCTCGGTCTGAGCCGCGGGGCGCTGGAGATCAGGCAGTTCGCCCGCCAGCGCGACGCGGTGATCTTCACCTTCGCCTTCCCCATCGTCTTCCTCGCGCTCTTCGCCTCGATCTTCAGCGAGGGCATGGAGGGCACCGGGGTCACCGCCTCCCAGATGTACGCGGCCGGCATGGTCGCCGCCGGCATCATGTCCACCAGCTTCCAGTCCCTCGGCATCTCCATCGCCGTCGAACGCGACGAGAAGGTGCTGCGCCGGCTGCGCGGGACCCCGATGCCGCCGGCGGCGTACTTCCTCGGCAAGGTGTGGATGGTGCTGGCCACCGGTCTCGCCGAGACCGCGATCCTGCTGCTGGTCGGCTCCACCCTCTTCGACCTCGATCTGCCGACGTCCGCCTCGAAATGGCTGACCTTCGCCTGGATCTTCGTCCTGGGCCTGGCCGGCTGCGCCCTGCTCGGCATCGCCATCAGCAGCCTGCCCAAGTCCGGCAAGAGCGCCAGCTCGGTCGTGGTCCTGCCGTTCCTGATCCTGCAGTTCGTCTCGGGCGTGTTCATCCCGGTCCACCAGATCCCGGACTGGCTGCTGAACATCGGTGCGCTGTTCCCGCTCAAGTGGATGTGCCAGGGGCTGCGCGGGGTGTTCCTGCCGGAGTCGGCGGCCGTTCTCGAACAGGCCGGCGGCTGGGAGTATGGGCGGGTCGCCCTGGTTCTGGGCGCCTGGGTGCTCGGGGGGCTGGTGCTGTGCCTGCTGACCTTCAAGTGGAAGAGCCGGCGCGACGGCTGA
- a CDS encoding sensor histidine kinase, which translates to MPADLQVEEPARRLTAFATAAGARESHVWDRAFGPWILYFALVWVATAVFVLGADFPALPYRVLAVGLLALLVPWFFRAGRPLLVREPGAEPRSSARYLGVALALFLPAASLVGETRLITFALAPQCFMLLPLRRAIGAVGLVSLLPVAGWALVWRPEGTHLFVSAISALATFAFSAFFGAWTVRIIEQSEDRASLIAELDASREEVARLSAERGAHAERERMSREIHDTLAQGFTSLLMLVQAVQSELDTDPERARHHLELMEATARQNLAEARALVAGGAPADLDGGSLPDAVRRLAARQDPPAEVSVTGEVRPLAAALEVVALRSCQESLSNAAKHAGPRARCAVSLAYGAAELTLTVRDTGRGFDPAAPAPGYGLRGLLARAAEEGGTAAVDSAASAGTTVTVTLPIR; encoded by the coding sequence GTGCCTGCTGACCTTCAAGTGGAAGAGCCGGCGCGACGGCTGACCGCCTTCGCCACGGCGGCCGGAGCGCGCGAGTCCCACGTCTGGGACCGCGCGTTCGGGCCGTGGATCCTCTACTTCGCGCTCGTGTGGGTCGCGACCGCGGTCTTCGTGCTCGGCGCGGACTTCCCCGCACTGCCGTACCGGGTCCTCGCCGTGGGCCTGCTCGCCCTCCTCGTCCCCTGGTTCTTCCGCGCCGGACGCCCCCTGCTGGTGCGGGAGCCCGGCGCCGAACCGCGCTCGTCCGCCCGCTACCTGGGTGTGGCGCTGGCCCTCTTCCTGCCCGCCGCCTCCCTAGTCGGCGAGACCCGGCTGATCACCTTCGCCCTCGCCCCGCAGTGCTTCATGCTGCTGCCCCTGCGGCGCGCGATCGGCGCGGTGGGCCTGGTGTCGCTGCTGCCGGTGGCCGGCTGGGCGCTGGTGTGGCGGCCGGAGGGGACGCACCTCTTCGTGAGCGCGATCAGCGCGCTCGCCACCTTCGCCTTCTCCGCTTTCTTCGGTGCCTGGACCGTCCGGATCATCGAGCAGAGCGAGGACCGGGCCTCCCTCATCGCGGAGCTCGACGCCAGCCGGGAGGAGGTGGCCCGGCTCTCCGCCGAACGCGGCGCCCACGCGGAAAGGGAACGCATGTCCCGCGAGATCCACGACACCCTCGCCCAGGGCTTCACCAGTCTGCTGATGCTCGTACAAGCCGTGCAGTCGGAGCTGGACACCGATCCGGAGCGAGCCCGCCACCACTTGGAGCTGATGGAGGCCACCGCCCGGCAGAACCTGGCCGAGGCCCGCGCCCTGGTGGCGGGCGGCGCGCCCGCGGACCTCGACGGCGGTTCGCTGCCCGACGCGGTACGGCGGCTCGCGGCCCGGCAGGATCCGCCGGCGGAGGTCTCGGTGACCGGGGAGGTCCGGCCGCTGGCCGCGGCCTTGGAGGTGGTGGCCCTGCGGTCCTGCCAGGAGTCCTTGTCGAACGCGGCCAAGCACGCCGGACCTCGGGCCCGTTGCGCGGTGTCCCTCGCCTACGGCGCCGCCGAGCTGACCCTCACGGTCCGGGACACCGGCCGGGGCTTCGACCCGGCGGCCCCCGCACCGGGCTACGGCCTGCGGGGCCTGCTCGCCCGCGCGGCCGAGGAGGGCGGCACGGCGGCGGTCGACAGCGCCGCCTCGGCCGGCACCACCGTCACCGTCACCCTCCCGATCCGCTGA
- a CDS encoding response regulator, translating into MIRILLADDHPVVREGLRGMLAAEPDLEVVAEASNGPQAEALAARLVPGGGLDLILMDLRMPGGDGVESIARITAARLPVRVVVLTTYEEDRDILRAVEAGAAGYLLKDMARADLAAAIRAAVRGETVLAPTVAGRLVDRLRTRPSLPRLSEREVAVLRLVAEGATNADIGRRLFVAESTVKTHMLRIFGKLEVTDRTAAVTTAMRHGLL; encoded by the coding sequence ATGATCCGCATCCTGCTGGCCGACGACCACCCGGTGGTACGGGAGGGGCTGCGCGGCATGCTCGCCGCCGAACCGGACCTGGAGGTCGTCGCGGAGGCCTCGAACGGCCCGCAGGCCGAGGCACTGGCCGCGCGGCTGGTCCCCGGGGGCGGCCTGGACCTGATCCTGATGGACCTGCGGATGCCGGGCGGCGACGGGGTCGAATCCATCGCCCGCATCACGGCGGCCCGGCTGCCCGTACGGGTGGTGGTGCTGACCACGTACGAGGAGGACCGGGACATCCTGCGGGCCGTGGAGGCGGGGGCAGCGGGCTACCTGCTGAAGGACATGGCCCGGGCCGACCTGGCGGCCGCGATCCGGGCGGCCGTGCGCGGCGAGACGGTGCTCGCGCCGACGGTGGCGGGCCGGCTGGTCGACCGGCTCCGCACCCGTCCGTCGCTGCCGCGGCTCTCGGAACGCGAGGTGGCGGTGCTCCGCCTGGTGGCGGAGGGCGCGACCAACGCCGACATCGGCCGCCGCCTGTTCGTGGCGGAGTCCACGGTCAAGACGCACATGCTGCGCATCTTCGGAAAACTGGAGGTCACGGACCGCACCGCGGCGGTGACGACGGCCATGCGGCACGGGCTGCTCTGA